Proteins from a single region of Undibacterium sp. KW1:
- a CDS encoding ATP-binding protein, with product MPDKLSKHVAINRQFLRSVRVDADFGRADAMQGYILQPSARTLLETTAKHLINTQQRAFTWTGPYGGGKSSLALTLASLAGGDVAIRKAARLVLGGATNDGVQKFFGGKTPWAVLPVVGKRASIIDEIGIVIDSHLRGTRGRKPQSGGRRDVVMELVRAAETRDDIGGVLLVIDELGKFLEYASQTGEDIGFYQQIAEAASRCRGNFVVIGVLHQSFEQYASRLGQSAQQEWAKVQGRYIDIPLVAGSDEVVSLIGRALHVEYKHPASKKIADRVSKVIRSRRPSAASNIAELLDACWPLHPVTAAMLGPASKKRFGQNERSVFSFLASAEPLGFTEVLGGLDVNQNSYYWPSQFWDYLRTNFEPAILASSDGHRWAAGAEAVERAEARFSLLHVALVKTVGLIELLRNGSGLAAEDDLLKICVEQAASGLVKNALAELASASILIFRKHLNAWGVYAGSDFDIEAAVRDAASRLGTHDFSKLGDLVDLGPVTARRHYWVTGAMRWFSRSIVQESQAQSYINSYKSHGKQCGEFILVLSDQKIDAPARNRAAKKLSALSEGNGLLVGTPTNADRIEELVGELAALEYVRQNSQKLHSDSIAMREITARLQATRSALSDELRDAFHNAAWYYEGHSKKHLGSEGLSRLASDVAETIYSKSPHVNSELVNRNSLSTNAVKAQRGLLHAMLSKSNLQNLGYTTFSADAGLQHTVVRALGLHREIKGIWRFAEPNGTSSSESMTEAWDAAKALVINSDRIVGLSELYEVWIAPPFGVKSGLLPILALAFFMAHRNQLALYVEGVFTPDVTEAHVDEWLQDPKRIGWRCVRIEATERKMLEALSTALSKRLGTAVAADALDSARALVSLVFQLPHWTRRTDCISNDAKGVRNLLLYASDPHKVLFADLPLVLNTRNPAELAKKIAAITGELIEAFDARLRAVERRLLNALDHQGELSKLILRGKTVSGVGADLKLDAFATRFTDYVGSIEDIEGLLMLALGKPSKDWTDRDIDAGEVQLLSWAMEFRRLESLAEVRGRPATRRSIGVVFGSKRTVTGTFDVSESDSLAIQTLANELLGKLASGTLKREIFLAAIAEVGANIFENLNKEREGSGHE from the coding sequence ATGCCAGATAAGCTGTCAAAACACGTTGCGATCAATCGTCAATTTTTACGATCTGTTCGCGTAGATGCAGATTTTGGTCGGGCCGATGCCATGCAAGGCTATATTCTCCAGCCTTCGGCTCGAACGTTGCTGGAGACAACTGCGAAACATCTCATTAATACGCAACAACGCGCTTTTACCTGGACTGGTCCTTATGGCGGTGGAAAATCCTCACTCGCGCTAACGCTGGCGTCCCTCGCTGGTGGTGATGTTGCAATCCGCAAAGCGGCACGTCTTGTACTTGGCGGCGCAACTAACGACGGTGTACAGAAATTTTTTGGTGGAAAAACCCCTTGGGCAGTCCTTCCAGTTGTAGGAAAACGTGCATCAATTATTGATGAAATTGGCATCGTCATAGATAGCCATCTCCGTGGAACAAGAGGGAGAAAGCCTCAATCGGGTGGTAGGCGAGATGTTGTCATGGAACTTGTACGTGCCGCTGAGACACGTGACGACATTGGCGGCGTCCTGTTGGTGATTGATGAACTGGGGAAATTTCTTGAGTATGCCTCACAGACTGGTGAAGATATCGGTTTCTATCAACAGATAGCAGAAGCAGCAAGTCGATGTCGTGGTAATTTTGTTGTTATTGGTGTTTTACATCAGTCATTTGAACAATATGCTTCACGGCTAGGGCAGTCTGCACAACAGGAATGGGCAAAGGTCCAAGGCCGATATATTGATATTCCGCTGGTTGCTGGTTCTGACGAAGTAGTATCGCTAATTGGCCGAGCATTGCATGTTGAGTATAAACATCCTGCTTCAAAGAAAATCGCTGACCGTGTATCGAAGGTAATTCGAAGCCGTAGACCAAGCGCGGCTTCGAATATTGCAGAATTGCTCGATGCTTGCTGGCCGTTGCATCCGGTCACTGCTGCAATGCTCGGGCCTGCCTCCAAAAAGCGTTTTGGGCAGAATGAACGAAGCGTTTTTAGCTTTCTTGCATCAGCGGAACCACTTGGATTTACGGAGGTACTCGGAGGGCTGGATGTTAACCAGAATAGCTATTATTGGCCTTCTCAATTTTGGGACTATTTACGAACCAACTTTGAGCCTGCGATTCTTGCGTCTTCAGATGGACATCGTTGGGCCGCTGGTGCTGAGGCAGTAGAGCGTGCAGAAGCACGGTTTTCACTACTCCATGTCGCGCTCGTAAAGACCGTCGGTTTAATTGAATTATTGCGCAACGGTTCAGGGTTGGCGGCTGAGGACGATTTGTTGAAGATCTGTGTTGAGCAAGCCGCGTCAGGGCTGGTCAAGAACGCGCTTGCGGAGTTGGCATCGGCATCTATCCTAATTTTTAGGAAACACCTTAATGCTTGGGGAGTTTACGCTGGAAGCGATTTCGATATCGAGGCCGCCGTTAGAGACGCAGCGAGTCGGTTAGGGACACACGACTTTTCTAAGCTAGGCGATCTCGTTGACCTTGGGCCTGTAACAGCCCGTCGTCACTATTGGGTCACTGGGGCCATGCGTTGGTTTTCTCGATCTATCGTTCAGGAAAGCCAGGCACAGTCTTATATCAACAGCTATAAATCACATGGCAAACAATGTGGTGAATTTATCCTTGTTCTGTCCGATCAAAAAATAGATGCTCCAGCCCGCAACCGAGCTGCGAAAAAACTGTCTGCCCTTTCAGAAGGAAATGGGCTTTTGGTCGGAACTCCAACGAATGCGGATAGAATCGAGGAGTTGGTTGGGGAACTTGCTGCATTGGAATACGTGCGACAAAACAGCCAGAAATTGCATTCTGATAGCATCGCGATGAGAGAGATAACTGCGCGCTTGCAGGCGACCCGTTCTGCTTTGTCTGATGAATTGCGAGACGCATTCCATAACGCAGCATGGTACTACGAAGGTCATTCAAAAAAACATTTGGGTAGCGAAGGTTTATCGCGCCTTGCATCAGATGTCGCTGAAACGATCTACAGTAAATCCCCACACGTAAATAGCGAACTTGTTAATCGTAATTCACTTTCTACTAACGCAGTCAAAGCGCAGCGCGGGTTACTTCACGCAATGCTGTCGAAATCTAATCTTCAAAATCTGGGATACACGACTTTCTCAGCAGATGCAGGACTCCAGCATACGGTAGTACGAGCGCTTGGGTTGCATCGCGAAATAAAAGGTATTTGGCGTTTTGCCGAGCCAAATGGCACATCCAGTAGTGAATCGATGACCGAGGCGTGGGACGCAGCAAAAGCACTTGTCATAAATTCCGACAGAATCGTTGGCTTGTCAGAGCTTTACGAAGTTTGGATCGCTCCCCCTTTTGGCGTTAAATCGGGTTTACTGCCGATATTAGCGCTTGCATTTTTCATGGCACATCGTAACCAACTTGCGCTCTATGTTGAAGGTGTCTTTACTCCTGACGTTACTGAGGCTCATGTTGATGAGTGGTTGCAAGACCCTAAACGTATTGGCTGGCGTTGCGTTAGGATTGAGGCAACCGAGCGCAAGATGCTAGAAGCACTCTCTACTGCACTCAGCAAACGACTGGGGACTGCTGTAGCCGCTGACGCACTTGACTCCGCAAGAGCACTTGTGTCTTTGGTATTTCAATTGCCGCATTGGACAAGGCGAACCGACTGTATCTCAAATGATGCAAAGGGGGTCCGTAATCTTTTGTTGTATGCGTCCGACCCTCACAAAGTGTTATTTGCTGATCTGCCCTTAGTTCTCAATACCCGAAATCCAGCTGAGCTAGCAAAAAAGATTGCAGCGATTACTGGTGAATTAATAGAAGCATTCGATGCTCGCTTACGCGCAGTTGAGAGACGCCTTCTAAATGCACTTGATCATCAAGGAGAATTGAGTAAGTTAATATTGCGAGGCAAAACGGTGTCAGGCGTAGGTGCTGACTTAAAGCTTGATGCATTTGCCACTCGATTTACTGACTATGTGGGCTCAATTGAAGATATTGAAGGCTTACTAATGCTTGCATTAGGGAAGCCAAGTAAGGATTGGACTGACCGTGATATTGATGCAGGAGAGGTTCAGTTGCTGTCTTGGGCAATGGAGTTTAGAAGGTTGGAATCGCTGGCGGAGGTGCGCGGTCGACCAGCTACCAGACGCTCCATTGGCGTGGTATTTGGTTCAAAACGGACAGTCACTGGTACGTTCGATGTGTCCGAAAGCGACAGTCTTGCGATCCAGACCCTTGCTAACGAATTGCTTGGAAAATTGGCATCTGGTACTTTGAAGCGCGAAATATTTCTTGCTGCAATCGCTGAAGTTGGCGCAAACATTTTTGAAAATCTGAACAAGGAACGGGAAGGATCTGGCCATGAGTGA
- a CDS encoding helix-turn-helix domain-containing protein, with the protein MVTARQENQFAKRIGTALAKQRLNKGLTQEQVAELIGVEQETISRFERGATIPPLLRLIDLAELFKVPLDTLVRAGSSRPLDQAIDIASSLNSLNEEDREWVRNWTVDMCKKLSSGT; encoded by the coding sequence ATGGTTACCGCGAGACAGGAAAATCAATTCGCCAAGCGAATCGGCACTGCTTTGGCCAAACAGCGGTTGAACAAAGGGTTAACGCAGGAACAAGTGGCAGAGCTTATCGGCGTGGAACAAGAAACGATTTCCAGATTTGAACGTGGAGCAACAATACCGCCATTGCTTCGCTTGATCGACTTGGCTGAACTCTTTAAGGTGCCACTGGATACTTTGGTGCGAGCAGGATCATCGCGCCCACTGGATCAGGCAATTGACATTGCCTCCTCACTAAATAGCCTCAACGAAGAGGACAGGGAATGGGTTCGCAATTGGACCGTAGATATGTGCAAAAAACTTTCCAGCGGTACTTAA
- a CDS encoding PhzF family phenazine biosynthesis protein — MGKPIEVHIVHAFTQENEGGNPAGVVLNADSYTTEQKLQIARAVGLSETAFVSSSDCATYKLEFFTPNRQIAHCGHATVATFSLLRELGKVHEGLCSKQTIDGNRDILIKGELAFMQQSTPRYQSISADDSNGADYASLYARILQSMGLTEHDLLRDRLPTIANTGNAFLAIPIIGRECLANIQPDHEEIGIISEELDLVGFYPFTLDVQNNSHAASTRMFAPRYGIGEEAATGTAAGPLACLLYSQYNIQGPTLQIEQGVLMEPASPSLIKVELEIQKGQIPSLMVGGRARVEKTMTVQI; from the coding sequence ATGGGCAAGCCGATAGAAGTACATATCGTTCACGCATTTACCCAAGAAAATGAAGGTGGTAACCCGGCTGGAGTAGTATTAAATGCCGATAGCTACACGACAGAACAAAAGCTGCAGATCGCCCGCGCAGTAGGATTATCAGAAACCGCCTTTGTCTCCAGTTCAGACTGCGCCACCTACAAGCTGGAATTTTTTACGCCAAACCGCCAGATTGCCCATTGCGGCCATGCCACGGTTGCCACATTCTCACTCTTGCGTGAACTGGGCAAAGTCCACGAAGGCCTGTGCAGCAAGCAAACCATAGACGGTAACCGGGACATCCTCATCAAGGGTGAGCTGGCCTTCATGCAACAAAGCACGCCGCGCTATCAAAGCATTTCTGCTGATGACAGCAACGGCGCCGACTATGCCAGCTTATATGCCCGTATATTGCAAAGCATGGGCCTGACCGAACATGACCTGCTGCGCGACCGCCTGCCTACCATCGCCAATACCGGCAATGCCTTCCTTGCCATCCCCATCATAGGCCGCGAATGCCTGGCCAATATCCAGCCCGACCATGAAGAAATCGGCATTATCAGCGAAGAGCTGGACCTCGTCGGCTTTTACCCCTTTACGCTTGACGTACAAAACAACAGCCACGCCGCCAGCACCCGCATGTTTGCCCCACGCTACGGAATAGGCGAAGAAGCCGCCACCGGCACCGCCGCCGGACCGCTGGCCTGCCTGCTCTACAGCCAATACAACATCCAAGGCCCGACCTTGCAGATAGAACAAGGCGTACTCATGGAACCCGCCTCCCCCAGCCTGATCAAGGTCGAGCTGGAGATACAAAAGGGGCAGATACCCAGTCTCATGGTGGGTGGCAGAGCCAGGGTGGAAAAAACGATGACTGTGCAAATTTAA
- a CDS encoding DUF2917 domain-containing protein has translation MTNNFANPSYMIAAGGTLSGTAEHARKIEVACGRVWLTVAGQVDDYWLSTGESMVIPANQFVVIEAENQASVIELSAVSSVINVKTMAGTSYLQKLTRKLSQAFA, from the coding sequence ATGACAAATAATTTCGCAAACCCATCATATATGATCGCCGCCGGTGGCACATTGTCTGGCACAGCCGAACATGCCCGTAAAATTGAAGTGGCATGCGGCCGCGTTTGGTTGACAGTTGCTGGCCAGGTGGATGATTACTGGCTCAGCACTGGCGAATCCATGGTCATACCAGCTAATCAATTCGTCGTCATCGAAGCTGAGAATCAAGCCAGTGTTATCGAATTGTCTGCCGTATCCAGCGTGATCAATGTCAAAACCATGGCTGGCACCAGCTACCTGCAAAAACTGACACGTAAATTGAGCCAGGCATTTGCCTGA
- a CDS encoding phosphoadenosine phosphosulfate reductase family protein encodes MSEHHVLGLSGGKDSAALAIYMRQNYPHLNIKYFFTDTGKELPEVYDFLAKLEGFLGKKIERLNSQRDFDFWLRQYGNFLPSPNTRWCTRQLKLLPFKNWIRPWLDNGDKVYSYVAIRSDEDHREGLISQHDNLIVKLPFREHGIDKPGVYDLLDSSGVGMPKYYEWRSRSGCTFCFFQQKIEWARLRERHPDEFEKAKAYEKTALDSGSPFTWTQGESLVELEQPERLAAIHADFEIRKQREYARIRINPLRPQVNQPVDIDDLYLEDEGGGACLICHK; translated from the coding sequence ATGAGTGAACATCATGTACTTGGTTTGTCAGGCGGAAAAGACAGTGCAGCATTGGCGATTTATATGCGCCAAAATTACCCGCATTTGAATATTAAATATTTTTTTACGGACACTGGAAAAGAACTACCCGAGGTCTATGATTTTTTAGCTAAGCTTGAAGGCTTTTTGGGTAAGAAGATCGAACGCCTTAATTCTCAGCGTGATTTTGATTTCTGGCTTAGACAGTATGGAAATTTTTTGCCAAGTCCGAATACACGTTGGTGTACTCGCCAGCTTAAGCTTTTGCCTTTCAAAAATTGGATTCGCCCTTGGCTTGATAATGGCGACAAAGTTTACAGTTATGTGGCTATTAGATCTGATGAGGATCATCGCGAAGGGCTAATATCTCAGCACGACAATCTTATAGTCAAGTTGCCTTTTCGTGAGCATGGTATTGATAAGCCAGGTGTCTACGATTTATTAGATTCCTCTGGCGTCGGCATGCCTAAATATTACGAATGGCGCTCTCGTAGCGGTTGTACCTTTTGCTTTTTTCAGCAGAAAATAGAATGGGCTAGACTTCGTGAAAGGCACCCCGATGAATTCGAAAAAGCGAAGGCATATGAGAAAACGGCTTTAGATAGCGGATCGCCTTTTACTTGGACTCAAGGCGAGTCATTAGTCGAATTGGAACAGCCAGAACGGCTAGCTGCTATTCACGCGGATTTTGAAATAAGAAAGCAACGTGAGTATGCCCGTATTAGAATAAATCCGCTGCGTCCACAAGTTAACCAACCTGTTGATATTGATGACCTCTACCTTGAAGATGAAGGCGGTGGTGCTTGTTTGATTTGCCATAAATAA
- a CDS encoding HAD family hydrolase, whose product MNNANKTKGIIALDADGVLLDYHASYAMAWQKAFGVLPAIKDPLAYWPIDRWDVQRLTGTELERFRQCFDEEFWSTIPALPGALEACHLLKEAGYDLVCVSALKEAYRLSRLKNIRDHGFPIDNVIATEHNDTGISPKTKALSNLKPVAFVDDYLPYFRGVPTDIHMALITREPNGTPNTGVELKNVSSLHSDLLEFAKWWINSPPNIK is encoded by the coding sequence ATGAACAACGCTAACAAGACCAAAGGAATTATTGCCTTAGATGCTGATGGTGTGCTTCTAGACTATCATGCTTCCTATGCGATGGCCTGGCAGAAGGCGTTTGGAGTCCTGCCAGCAATAAAAGATCCACTTGCTTACTGGCCTATAGATCGATGGGATGTTCAGAGATTGACTGGGACCGAACTGGAGCGGTTTCGCCAGTGCTTTGACGAAGAATTCTGGTCCACTATCCCTGCGCTGCCAGGTGCGCTAGAAGCTTGCCACCTGCTCAAAGAAGCCGGTTATGACTTGGTCTGTGTAAGCGCGCTGAAGGAGGCTTACCGGCTCTCCAGGCTAAAGAATATCCGTGACCATGGATTTCCAATCGACAACGTGATCGCGACTGAGCACAACGATACCGGCATCAGTCCAAAAACTAAGGCTCTCAGCAACTTAAAACCTGTTGCCTTTGTTGATGACTATCTGCCTTACTTCCGTGGCGTGCCAACCGATATCCACATGGCACTCATCACCAGGGAACCAAATGGAACTCCAAATACCGGAGTCGAACTGAAAAATGTGTCTTCGTTGCATTCCGATCTGCTGGAATTCGCAAAATGGTGGATAAATAGTCCACCAAACATAAAGTAA
- a CDS encoding cysteine hydrolase family protein, which translates to MAQTALILIDVQQGFDHPKWGQRNNPAAEQYMAALLQHWREQEQPVIHVRHQSQEPDSPLRAGQEGFEFKALARPLPGETIFTKKVNSGFIGTELEAWLQAKGIKQLVIAGLTTDHCVSTTTRMAGNLGFSVELIADACATFDRPGVNGELISAEEIHRIHLASLHNEFCVVKNTSDVLAAHTK; encoded by the coding sequence ATGGCACAGACTGCATTGATCTTGATTGACGTACAGCAAGGCTTTGATCATCCCAAGTGGGGGCAGCGCAATAATCCGGCAGCTGAGCAATACATGGCTGCCCTGCTGCAACACTGGCGTGAGCAAGAACAGCCTGTGATCCATGTACGGCATCAGTCGCAAGAACCAGATTCTCCCCTGCGTGCTGGACAAGAGGGCTTTGAATTCAAAGCCCTGGCACGCCCGTTGCCAGGTGAAACCATCTTCACCAAGAAAGTGAACAGCGGCTTCATTGGCACTGAGCTCGAAGCCTGGTTGCAAGCCAAGGGCATCAAGCAACTTGTTATTGCTGGTCTGACCACAGACCACTGCGTATCGACTACCACCCGCATGGCGGGCAACCTCGGCTTTAGCGTGGAACTGATAGCCGATGCCTGCGCCACTTTTGACCGCCCTGGTGTCAATGGTGAGCTGATATCAGCAGAAGAAATCCACCGCATCCACCTCGCCAGCCTGCACAATGAATTTTGCGTCGTCAAAAATACTTCTGACGTGCTTGCTGCGCATACCAAATAA
- the lipA gene encoding lipoyl synthase, with protein sequence MTTENTPVATAAYDPTEKQKGANKTARIPIKIVPMERLPKPDWIRVKAGSPTTRFYEIKDILRANKLVTVCEEASCPNIGECFGKGTATFMIMGDKCTRRCPFCDVGHGRPDPLDVDEPANLAKTIAALKLSYVVITSVDRDDLRDGGAAHFAECITRVRELSPMTRIEILTPDFRGRMDRALEILNMAPPDVMNHNLETAPRLYKEARPGSDYEYSLNLLKRFKEQHPNTPTKSGIMVGLGETDEEVLQVMRDMRAHNVDMLTIGQYLAPSGHHLPVRRYVHPDVFKMYEEEAYKMGFAHAAVGAMVRSSYHADQQAHGVGTDCEKLEDNEKV encoded by the coding sequence ATGACAACCGAAAACACACCCGTCGCCACCGCCGCTTACGATCCCACCGAGAAACAAAAAGGGGCAAACAAGACTGCGCGCATCCCTATCAAGATCGTGCCGATGGAAAGATTGCCCAAGCCAGACTGGATACGCGTCAAGGCCGGTTCGCCCACGACCCGCTTTTATGAAATCAAGGACATCCTGCGCGCCAACAAACTGGTGACAGTCTGCGAAGAAGCCTCCTGCCCCAACATAGGCGAATGCTTTGGCAAAGGCACGGCCACCTTCATGATCATGGGCGACAAATGCACCCGTCGCTGCCCCTTCTGCGACGTCGGCCATGGCCGCCCAGACCCGCTCGATGTTGATGAACCAGCCAATCTCGCAAAGACCATCGCTGCGCTGAAACTCAGCTACGTCGTTATCACTTCAGTAGATCGCGACGACTTGCGCGATGGCGGTGCCGCCCACTTTGCCGAATGCATTACCCGCGTGCGCGAACTGTCACCGATGACACGCATAGAAATCCTGACACCGGATTTCCGTGGCCGCATGGACCGCGCGCTCGAAATTCTCAACATGGCACCACCAGATGTCATGAACCACAACCTCGAAACCGCGCCACGTTTGTACAAGGAAGCGCGCCCAGGTTCTGATTATGAATACTCCCTGAACCTGCTGAAACGCTTCAAGGAACAACATCCCAACACCCCAACCAAATCCGGCATCATGGTAGGCTTGGGTGAAACCGATGAAGAAGTCCTGCAAGTCATGCGCGACATGCGCGCCCACAACGTCGATATGCTGACCATAGGCCAATACCTGGCACCAAGTGGCCACCACTTGCCGGTACGCCGCTATGTCCACCCGGATGTGTTCAAGATGTATGAAGAAGAAGCCTACAAAATGGGCTTCGCCCATGCCGCCGTTGGCGCAATGGTGCGATCAAGCTACCATGCAGATCAGCAGGCGCATGGGGTGGGGACAGATTGTGAAAAGTTAGAAGATAATGAGAAAGTTTAA
- a CDS encoding DUF262 domain-containing protein: MVNPAQKIFEADSESLYDFVSKNGRGLYIPPYQRDYAWDKANVERLIDDTVQGLNALLKRPDESITFIGTIIAMNDAKKSTISPLVKNQVYGQVMTIIDGQQRLTTLLMLCLALLLEIETQWSKLKKSKITVSDETKGWIETRVNDMRGLLSQMLAERQNNGDREFRYFPKMIRAFIDTWSYEADKAVYNSPIAWLLFEYVKFREETDPNWSEFPKVLQKAAEGAENEAERKHIIKMMKVMRAKFKALPTDDEFPDLLSIARDVNKQEMLFGEEFPQAMRDALQSILSKQSNGIIVDDAGELDLQVDDTKTKQWWEASTELISLLFFSKFALERITLVVVTATTEDFAFDVFEALNTTGQPLTAIETFTPKVVQSVGLVDYNSSEEKKQIDSAFAYLKKATKAEDRQKRSAELLVAFSLAEKGEKRSKNLADQRRFMHETFGACTSRKDQQQFIRHLADLSRFFDSTWVDGSIRPQVGTIKLDDLAALCIRFLVDLGHTITAPLLAQYAAAVLAATDAEERNAALSELSSVAQAVVAFAVFWRASRTTTDGIDKVFRDLMSKGATSYGLRPLARGLRGDTALPKATVIQAVLVARLKADRASGGASIGDKNEWVDKVIAQPLYDVNITLARFVLLVAFHDVVEGSNGQLIAGKIGTHNTLKFDEWVGDKYLTVEHIAPRSRGKDWPEDLYSDDQFERLGNLTLLPLNANQSLSARSWQHKRSLYGALAAKTSSESEAIVNQMKADGVDVSKVAGSIYSGQFLPHVHVLSNIQGEWNLATVENRGRELAELTWLRLAPWLGMIS; this comes from the coding sequence ATGGTTAACCCTGCACAGAAAATATTCGAGGCTGACTCCGAAAGCTTGTACGATTTTGTATCTAAAAATGGTCGTGGCCTTTACATCCCTCCGTACCAGCGAGACTACGCCTGGGACAAGGCAAATGTCGAACGATTGATTGATGACACTGTACAGGGATTGAATGCACTTTTGAAACGTCCTGATGAATCCATTACATTCATTGGAACCATCATAGCAATGAATGATGCAAAAAAATCTACGATTAGTCCTCTGGTGAAGAATCAAGTGTATGGCCAAGTGATGACGATAATAGATGGTCAACAACGGCTGACGACACTATTAATGTTGTGCTTGGCACTGTTATTGGAAATCGAAACGCAGTGGTCCAAATTAAAGAAATCGAAAATTACTGTAAGTGACGAAACTAAAGGGTGGATTGAGACCCGTGTTAACGACATGCGAGGTTTGCTGTCTCAGATGCTTGCAGAGAGACAAAATAATGGGGATCGTGAGTTTCGCTATTTCCCTAAAATGATACGAGCTTTTATTGATACTTGGTCTTACGAAGCTGATAAAGCCGTTTATAACTCCCCCATTGCCTGGCTCCTATTCGAATACGTGAAATTTCGGGAAGAAACTGATCCAAACTGGTCGGAATTTCCTAAAGTTTTGCAAAAGGCAGCGGAGGGTGCCGAAAATGAAGCCGAGCGCAAACACATTATTAAAATGATGAAGGTAATGCGTGCGAAATTTAAGGCGTTGCCGACGGACGATGAATTTCCAGACTTACTCAGCATTGCTCGTGACGTGAATAAGCAAGAGATGCTGTTCGGTGAAGAGTTTCCACAGGCAATGCGTGACGCTTTGCAATCAATACTGAGTAAACAATCCAATGGAATAATTGTTGACGATGCTGGTGAACTGGATTTGCAAGTTGATGATACAAAAACAAAGCAATGGTGGGAAGCTTCAACTGAACTTATTTCCCTGCTCTTTTTTTCAAAATTTGCGCTGGAACGAATTACGCTAGTTGTAGTTACAGCCACCACTGAAGATTTCGCCTTTGACGTGTTTGAAGCATTGAATACGACCGGTCAGCCACTTACGGCAATTGAGACTTTTACGCCGAAAGTAGTGCAGTCAGTTGGCCTTGTGGACTACAACTCTTCTGAAGAGAAGAAACAGATCGACAGCGCCTTTGCGTACCTAAAGAAAGCAACCAAGGCGGAAGATCGGCAAAAGCGATCTGCTGAACTACTAGTCGCTTTTTCTCTTGCTGAAAAAGGGGAAAAGCGCTCCAAGAATTTAGCGGATCAGCGAAGATTCATGCACGAAACTTTTGGTGCATGTACTTCACGTAAGGACCAGCAACAGTTTATCCGACACCTAGCTGATTTATCACGATTTTTTGACTCCACATGGGTAGATGGTTCTATAAGACCACAAGTAGGGACTATTAAATTGGATGATCTAGCTGCGCTTTGCATAAGATTCCTAGTTGATTTGGGGCATACAATCACTGCTCCATTACTTGCCCAGTACGCAGCAGCAGTTTTAGCTGCTACGGATGCGGAAGAACGAAATGCAGCTTTGTCAGAGTTGTCGAGCGTTGCACAAGCAGTAGTAGCGTTTGCCGTGTTTTGGCGTGCCTCAAGAACTACGACCGATGGTATCGACAAAGTTTTCCGCGATCTTATGAGTAAAGGAGCGACGAGCTATGGCCTTCGCCCGCTTGCGCGAGGTCTTCGTGGTGACACCGCTCTGCCAAAGGCAACAGTTATTCAAGCTGTGCTTGTCGCTCGACTAAAGGCGGATCGGGCCAGTGGCGGCGCGAGCATTGGTGATAAGAACGAATGGGTCGATAAAGTGATTGCGCAGCCACTGTATGACGTTAACATTACGTTAGCTCGCTTCGTTCTTCTAGTTGCGTTCCACGATGTTGTTGAAGGGAGCAATGGGCAACTAATCGCTGGCAAAATCGGGACGCACAATACTTTGAAGTTTGACGAATGGGTCGGCGACAAATATCTCACAGTCGAGCATATTGCACCACGTTCACGTGGAAAGGATTGGCCAGAGGATCTATACAGCGACGACCAGTTCGAACGGCTTGGCAATCTAACGCTACTTCCGTTGAATGCCAACCAATCCCTAAGCGCACGATCATGGCAACATAAACGATCACTCTATGGTGCCTTAGCGGCGAAGACTTCAAGTGAATCTGAAGCTATTGTCAATCAGATGAAAGCTGATGGTGTTGATGTGTCAAAAGTCGCTGGATCAATATACAGCGGTCAATTTCTACCTCATGTCCACGTACTCAGCAACATTCAAGGTGAATGGAATCTTGCAACCGTTGAAAATCGCGGACGAGAATTAGCTGAATTGACGTGGTTACGGCTTGCTCCTTGGCTAGGAATGATTAGTTGA